GATAAGCCGGCCTGCGCCGTGGTGACGCCGATCGGCCGCGATCATGCCGAGTATCTCGGCGACACCGTCGAGGCGGTGGCCGGCGAGAAGGCCGGCATCTTCAAGCGCGGCTGCCCGGCGGTGATCGCCCCCCAGGACTACGCCCAGGCCGATGCGGTGCTGTGCGCCCGGGCCGAGGCGGTCGGCGCAACGCCGATCCTCGTCGGCAACCAGGATTTCTCCGCCCACGAGGAACGCGGCCGGCTGGTCTACCAGGACGAGGACGGGCTCCTCGACTTACCCCGGCCCCGCCTCGCCGGGCGCCACCAGATCGTCAATGCCGGCACGGCGATCGCGGCCTTGCGCGCCGCGGGCTTCGGCGACATCGGCACCGAGGCCTTCGAGGCCGGTCTGTCCGCGATCGAGTGGCCGGGCCGGCTCCAGCGCCTGCGCCGGGGCCGTCTCGCCGGCCTCGTCCCGCCCGGCTCGGAACTCTGGCTCGACGGCGGCCACAACATCGACGGCGGCCGCATCCTCGCCGCCGCGATGGCGGATCTGCAGGAACGCGGCGACGCGCCGCTCGTCCTCGTCAGCGCCCTGCTCGGGACCAAGGATGCGGAAGGGTTCCTGGCGAATTTCGCCGGCCTCGCTCGCTTCCTGGTGGCGGTGCCGCTGCCGGGCCAGATGGCGGCGCGGCCGGCCGAGGAGGTCGCCGAGATCGCCGGTCGGGTCGGCCTCTCCGCCATGCCGGCGCCGAGCATCGAGGCGGCCCTGGTCTCCTTGAACGACCGGGCCTGGGAGCGCCCGCCGCGGGTGCTGATCTGCGGCTCGCTCTATCTGGCGGGCGCCGTGCTCGCCGCCAACGGCACCCCACCGACCTGACTTCATCCCGTGAAGCGGAGGGAGAGCCGTCGCGGCGCGAGAAAACCGTTGCGGACCGGTAAACGGCCGGGGAC
This sequence is a window from Methylobacterium sp. SyP6R. Protein-coding genes within it:
- a CDS encoding bifunctional folylpolyglutamate synthase/dihydrofolate synthase is translated as MESSDALMARFLALHPRTIDLSLGRIERLLAALGHPERRLPPVIHVAGTNGKGSTIATMRAILEAGGLSAHVYTSPHLVRFHERIRLGAVGGGRFVPEERLAEAFARCEAVNAGEPITVFEITTAAALMLFAEAPADVLLLEVGLGGRVDATNVIDKPACAVVTPIGRDHAEYLGDTVEAVAGEKAGIFKRGCPAVIAPQDYAQADAVLCARAEAVGATPILVGNQDFSAHEERGRLVYQDEDGLLDLPRPRLAGRHQIVNAGTAIAALRAAGFGDIGTEAFEAGLSAIEWPGRLQRLRRGRLAGLVPPGSELWLDGGHNIDGGRILAAAMADLQERGDAPLVLVSALLGTKDAEGFLANFAGLARFLVAVPLPGQMAARPAEEVAEIAGRVGLSAMPAPSIEAALVSLNDRAWERPPRVLICGSLYLAGAVLAANGTPPT